Within Diabrotica virgifera virgifera chromosome 7, PGI_DIABVI_V3a, the genomic segment tgttttcaacaagaaaggacataagtcatgcttttatgagtctctcaataattttggagtaccggtagtaatgcaataggtataTACTTGCAggaattagatttttcaccacccttatgaagaggaataatgatagcTGTCTTTAggtactctggaaatttacctttctcaaaagaatcattaattggcGAGATGAGGACACAAGGATCTACAGatcgagcgagtctcgtaaattgcacggcttcgagccacgcttcacacaaccatatttgcgtacttgtgttttgggttgtgtggtcgtgctctggtcgattggagttataatttaccaaatttaaatataatcgtttctactgattcataatatgtatactataatataatatattgaagtttttaaatattgctaatattattaaagtttttaacattgtattttaatatactttgttttattaataataatattacctaagtattgcaccttgttcaaaaaaagttcaagataaataccgcggttttttcatatgaaaatgcaaagaaaaaatatacaatttgcagagtatgtaaatgcttgttttttgataaaacaatacaaattgtatgtaggtaggtagagtagcaaagcattgagtagttatagcaaaagtagctacgccatctgagacataataaggatgaaattagttttatattttcttttctcatggagcatgcatgatggagagttttttaaaatacgtaacaaagcatgttgttttgttatctatgttgcaaatatgttgttttttttttcaaattacaaaatatgttgttttcaatacaagtacctaattgttgttattatttactgagcatttagaattttgactaactctcgatttcataataaagttaaagtgtgtgttaccttaaaaaaagcaattgttacagttaaagaaaactttaaatttaaagtccactttaactttattaatataaaatcgagcgtaagaaattttataaactttggaaaatagcatttcaaaaaaagtactgtaagtatgctgtatttttaattttttctcaaaaaataaaacaaaactcattttaaaacatatattaaattataaacacaacactaaataaataatttttctcaacggttaaaaaccacacttaaaagttttagaaattcacACCCCAGAATCAAgttactcaaattttcaaacacctcacctgacacagtgtCTCAAGTACAATTGCACGAAgctgttgatgttatatttttactcacattaacaaagtattcatttagatttccaGGGTCTGAAAGGAAAAATGTTTAAGCTGGGTgaattttatttcgaagatcgtttattatggactaagtttcttttgcaacacttttagagcttctcagacaaTTTTGATAGTacgattttttagctgattttataagttttaaataggttTTCCTATAATTgctgatatattcagtgacagagcCATTGgaaagtaaatttcttgatgtagagtaGTGAACACATATtcatggctgatatgcggataccggatacctttagtagtccagggcccaggatttgcgatgttttggcttaattgtaattaaaggaaatgctttgttGAACTTAAAAGCATATTAAAGCACATaaaagcatattaaaaaaatcactgaaaagtgataattttaaaattacaggaaagtgccactcggaggttaagcaaaattaaattaaaacttgtagctactttagttttttcaatttataaatctagtttaaattaaactaaaaagaaatatatcttttttgtaaacaaaCACATTTAACGGCTAAACAGCTGGCTCCGGTTGGATGATACTGCGCAGGACGAGTGTAATATCCACCACCGTCTCGGAGGTAGGTGTAGAAAAGTGTTACACTTTTTTTCCTACAGCATTTCAAAGAAACGAGTTGTACGCGTTCTACGACAGAAGTTGAGTGTATCGTGAAAAAAAGTGTAAACActagaaaaacaaagaaacaagAAAGTGTAACACTTTTACACTTTTCAAGAACTAGTGTTACACTTAaaacaaaggaacagacctaatatattatcaacattaaccatttacagtaaaacctccgttaaccaaaATAATTGGGGGATAGACCGTTTtggataacaagaatttcagtTAAAAATGACATTGTTctttatatagtcggttcgctaaactcagacgcaactggctagatattttagtcgataattcccaagtagcaatttttcgacgcattggttgtcagtacaaacaaatgcactgtatataacgttgccacagtggactttcagttgtttcggccaacgacccctaacccgactgacattacgatgttacaacgttaagtaatatctttagttatatgggcaactaagttattactattgtgacaactacatatcacagttaagttttttcaacaatcgcaactacttaaaaacgttataatgctaaactaatttacgcccatgggttttctggccgactaggtagttgtctctcacgaccccagggcctttacgtatagttctatagatgtgtgacacgtttacggcaacttcaggagcaaaaaaagaatttactttataactgtacttctttcttattattttatattttattttgctggaaattttcgatttatttaacaacctgtttatttgttttttattagctggtttctccattgtccattgttttatcagtagatttgataagcttaaatctttgtatcagctttgctagacagggttgccaggccagttcttactctttgagtactatatccgttgcaagataatttggctgaaactccgacaaaatatgtactttttgtacatattttgtctgaattccatccgagttatcttgcagcggatagtagttttgctttcaaaaaatcaatagaaatcagtagattctttttaggcctgtaaatacagtaaaatctgtgttaacggttacctTGTCAAAATCGCctggtttcataatcaacttaaagtaaacattaatagccagttgcaccaacaaataaacgattgattttttgatttggattgcccgtttattttaaaatgcgTTGCACCGACCATTACTCAATTAAAACCGACAGTTTTTGATGTGTCAAAATTAACCACCCGATTTTCTGCGGTTATTTAAAAAATCGACTGTTTTTTACCTGACGTTTGACGTTTATtccaataacctataaaattccagttgttgataaaaattaaaataagataattgaaaagagtaaaaccacgtaaaacgttaaatttaattattttgtcatttaaagatgtttagagaacatcatatatcccataatactaatcgttcaataatatggaagtgcaattgaaaatactattttagtttttaaatacttttacattatgggtatataaaatggggaatttctggagaatataatattattagggaatagtggatatcccagtcctcaactacaactacccAATGACACATGACACCATTGCAGAAtattcagacagaagttgtgttttacaatcaatcacaaatcccttcaagagttgttattgaaagaacatttggtattttgaagagatttcccattttaacatatgtaatgagatgcaagttaccttttcttcaaagaataatatcagcttgttcagttttacacaatattgcagtagataatagatagataatagagaaaaccttgaaatagtggcaaatgagtgtgctgttgatattgatatattagattagaagctgtggcagtacattttcaaccagaagctaatctaatgcaactaaattgtgtgtgtgtttgtttaaaaatattgtttgacatttaaagctagcttaaattaattttatttttgttggactgcagtttgttaataaattaatattaatattatatcgGTGACTGAGTTTAAGTACTTTATGTTCATTAGCAGgttttcaataataaatttattaatattatacatgCTATTGGTGTTTAATcttttatcatttaaaatatgTTCATTACTATCCATTATGACCCTCTCTTTTCACCtttggataactagttatcaggaagtttatctgacagattagatactaacagatatctgacagagaaatacttcccgttaactagttatccggagctgaaaagatagatactaaggatactgctatataaacttcccaataattagttatctggaaatgaaaagacctctaatatctaatctgtcagataaacttcctgatagacaaaaatataatagaagaattaacCTTTATGatggttttttattaatttttttttggcagtgtttaaataaacaaatactgagggcatgaaatggatcacgaacaaggatgTTCTAGGAGGAATGAAAAaagaattggagattgtgtttaccattaaacacataaaactgcagtatctgggacacatatgagAAATCAACACCGTTACTTCCTGatgcagtacatattgcaaggtacagtcaaagcTAAGCGAAGACCCAGTAGAGGGAGAagatcaatggaactgtttcgaatcgcagctagcaaggttatgattgctaatatgatttccaacattcgaaacaGATAGGAATCAaaagaagatggcatgaaaatgaaagtgtattacctaatacttttgactaaaaactttatagattctaatctataaaaagattaaattttcaaatataaATACTTGagcctttgttttattttgttaacctgttgttatatatctgttgaattgaactctattttgaatctagaattttaacgaTATTAAAATTGATTGAAATTACCTCTTTAtatctataataaaaaatatttatttctatacaaaaatgtaaaatatattgagtttaataaatgagttaatGATATTCTATGTCTGATCACTGTAAGTAgtaacactttaaaattatttacataatattcctttttactttttgtaataactctagcttcaataaaatgttcttttttatattcgtttgggtcaaaagtcaaaacatcaataatctatatctgagaatattactgtagagttctttttaataaataaaacccaacatacaactttaatgatgaaagtttaatcaaatatcaatcccacaataatatataaattattaatccaaagaagcgacaacACGATAAATTCAAAAAACAAGTGAAGTTAGAGCTTTCTTCACATTTTTaacacgttatgtcaaaataaaggaacttttataaTCATCTTACTGTGAATGCGGAAAAATTGAGTATCTAGATCATATTCTTCTAAAGTGTCCAATAAGAGTATCCAAGCAGTTTAATTTGAGAATCGAACTTACAAAATTAGGAGTACCAAAGAATTCCAATGTTCAAAATATATTGCAACATCTTACCCATGAACAACTAGAGGCAGTGATTATTCATTTAAACATTAACAAAATGGTAAATCAAGGCAACATTTTTAGGTTTTCATTTCAGTGTTGCAGCATTGATTAGAGCAAGACGAGCTGCAATACAATCAAATGTACTGACAGATGCACAAGTATGCAAGCCAAGAAAGAGAGTAAGAagaaggaacttttattaaaggatcgatgttaaatagggtttcgatatctctctattatcTAATAAAGTATCATAGTATCATCAtagattataatttataaaaatggatTTATCATCAAGTTCATCTTGAGGATTTGGAAGATATAATGCATATGCTACCAAATATAAGATCTGTAAGAGATCGCAATGAATTGTATAGTATAATAAGTAAGTATAATGAAGATGAATTTAAAACAAGGTATATCTTCCCATATAACAAGCTAATATTTTCCCATGCAAtggctttttgtttattttttacaccatctgtttgtttattttctactataaatttatatttaattgcTAAATCTAAAATTATATCTTTCTCTAAACTACAGAAGTGGCTTCCTTTATTTTCCATCGTAAGTATGAATAGTATGATAAGTATAATACAAACAAATTTGCAAGAAAACAATGTAGTGTTCAATTCATAACATAGACATAACCTTACAAACTACAAAAACAAAACTTTCTTTGACAATCTTTTTTGACAGACGACACTCGGATTCGAATGAAATAATCGAATGAAGTACGATGTTGCCACTTATATATTGTCGGTTTGTAAACCAACAGTTTTTTTGAATGGTGCAACCCGTTTGAAAAATATCCATTGATCATCGATTTAAATCGTCGAATTGACGGTTAGCAAATCAGTTGATTTACAGTCTGTTGGTGCAACTGGGCAtaagtaaagttcactttaaagttgacatttaccatagccacctttactttacaagccatgaagagaaaaaggcaacatcgcaattgatgacgtgcgtagtccgactttcggactaccgcttttgaaaacacgattttaaagtagaaattctggtaaaatttatagtattttttgagtcgaacaagaaaatattattaattagaagtttgtacaaaataaaattaaaagtacttccttgtaagtaacgtttattatacaaaaaaaaaccaataacaagaatatacatgggattaatttttttcgaatcctaagaaaactaatgagtatttttcaaaaatttaaacgcagaatgaaagattacgttaggaccgagggccgaaagtccctgaaaacttctatgtttattttaataagttacaggggcgaaaaattaagaaaatttagtgtgatttttagtttcaaatatgtcattcaaaaaCAACCTttcattcattctaagggactttcggccctcggtaataaagtaatctttcattcagcgtttaaatttttcaaaaatacttattagttttctcagaattcgaaaaaatgattgcatttaaaatacagtgaaaattttgacaggcgtcaaaattttgcattttgttcctttccctttaaagtttttcgcacttatttagaaacatcctgaaTTGGAAAAATGCGAGGAACTGCAGAAGGTTTTAACTTAGGATTCGTTAATTTCTCTACATGTTTGTTGCCTTCCTTATCTACCCATTCTCTAACTCTCTCGATGTCATCAGAATAAAAATGTTTGGCACATACTACCGCTGATGTTCCAATAACAAAATTTTTCCTGTGGATACACTGTAACCAAAGTTCTCGCAGCTTTGGATCCTTTGGAAATAAAAAAGTGCTTTCTGGTtgttcattctttttaagactgCTATCGTAATTGCTTTTGCACTCTGGCACACAGCAACGGCTTGGCAtctacaaaaacaaaaattataagtAGGTATGCCGTATGTAAAATACCAAACTTAAAGaaatttatataaacttgcgtgcatagaaTCAGCCCACtcaaaaatttggtcatttttgatgtctcgtattttccgaacctgttggccgatttaaattgattttttaatatgttatagcctgattctttaacaatacccctgtaataatattgttgctaaataagtaaattttcattgtatatataccgggtgtacgaattaaactgtcttttattttttcaaagttcgcatcaccctatggaatattcattctgcgtttaaatttttcaaaaatacttattagatttttcaagattcgaaaaaaaatgattacatttaaaatacattgaaaattttgacaggggtcaaaattttgaattttgttactttccctttaaagtttgacgcacttatttagaaacaccctgtattgataaaagacataatattatctagttgttaaagtagctaacttttttttattatcaaacataagcgaatgaataaaaaacagaatgttaagaaaacctgaggctatagttgagttttaatttcactattttataaatgcccgttatacaataaaaaattgactgcttagcaacaatattattacaacggtattgttaaagaatcaggctataacatattaaaaaaatcacttgaatcggccaacaggtttagtaaatataagacatcaaaaatgacaaaaattttaagtggacgcatttctatatgcacgtaagtttatataaaaatatattatactataaaatatattatataaaaatatattatattgaactaaaatcatcttaatacataccttttaatattctttataatttggagcacgaaatattgtaaaatgtttgagtttttctgtaaatacagtgaatattatttaaaaacatttaaaaataaatgagaactgtcagaattaaccggtctacgcttagatgttgccaagtttcaacttcatggcttgtaaagtaaaggtggctatgcatttacccatatatgaattgtgataaaggtaggtaccaacttacttaaaatttaaaatccttaactgattatgaaaccgagcgttacaatcattttgaaaattctccaaaccaattatatgaagatttccttatttagatctggtatttaccagtttcatttctctgtccatctattatcatctacgtcctgaatcttattttcggtaatgacattgggaaattgtaacaaaatgtctgaaaattaatttagaaacggggtgaatactattaaaaagcaaattttattttagtgataacaaaatatggaaatataccaaacatctaaaaaaatattgcctactagaattttttaaataatatcaaaaatataccaaaacagtagatatctactaaatgtggcaacgctgttaaggagaatgatgcactttcattgcactggtcacatgacctctgtcacccaataagagggtgcgttctaaagtggttgggatagtcggtccaggccgtgtttggtcggcgattggacttctcggttgtctcatccgtctgtggttggtaataaggtatattttaagtaatattggtaatgttgtttaatgcaccattttggtttttttggggtgtaaagaaaataaaaacacaaaatataaaaaatgcaggcattttctaatacctttaaaagcaccatcaatacattaaatttatacaaaacatctttaacataaattctggcttttatattaaaattagattttttaaatatacatattttttgttaaaaaggtgataaaaaatgagcgcgtgtgttttttaaaggtggaatatccatatttgacggtaatctgagatacgtttataaatttcacatcaggtaattttgtttaagtccttatttatgtatttatataaatttaaatacctgatatgctgtcaaaatagtttactttttatataggtaaaaaaacataaccagcccgactctttgagcaaccattgcacgcagtcactttttatagtcgcttcagttgtcttatgcaacgcttaaggttgcctaggcaacgtcaagacaactcaaaaatcgtccaccaaattagtgcagaattgggtcgtcttctaggcaataacaacgttgtaacaaaacgttgccacgcggaagacaacgttgtcgcgtcgacaaattgctacttgggttttcttgttttttgtcaattttgcaaaaattggcaaaattactaactatttagtgattattaactatttagtaattattttttgccattttactaaaattagcaaaattaccgactaaaatatctaggaagttgcgtctgagtttagcgaacagactatactatTATTTTATCAAATTACCTAGTATTGGAGGGATATAGCTACAGAACATTATCATTGTCAAAgggaaacacaaaagaaaatagatttctttaaaaaaacactcaacatgttcattttccttaattttattgctttttgtttaagaggaaacagtagcgatcaacaggtagcaaaaacacgttccaagattgcagctgtaattttgaatattttttcgagatatttggcacacgtattcataatataataaagaatggcggtacagagcccaatttgaaaaatatattaatatgtggaaattactctgtaattaaatacaatattaaaaaaagagcctgtaccgccattaagaagaacaaaaaaatacactttcttcaaataaacttttttatccgatgcctagattttgtgtcattttggaactactaaaattttttatttcattatagttccaaaatgacacaaaatataagcatcgaataaaaaagtttatttgaagaaagtgtatttttttgttcttcttaatggcggtacaggctcgtttttttaatattgtatttatttacagagtaatttccacatattaatatatttttcaaattgggctctgtaccgccattctttattatattagaatacgtgtgccaaatacagccgcaatcttggaacgcgttttcgctacctgttgatcgctactgtttccccttaatttactttttattgacaaaattattgaaactgtcagccaCTTCGGTTTAACGATGTtttggttaacggaggttttactgtatttgccttaaatggcaacactTTAAAACAAACAAACACACACTGCACAAAAAGTTGCACTAGATGTTCTTCtggttaaaaatgtataaatgtacTGCCATAGCTTGTTGGATTAAATAACCGCAGGCTCCAGTTGCcagtatttcaatgttttctctaaaGCAACTGCAATATTTTTAAAGCTGATACTATTTGAACAAAAGGTATCTTGCATTGCATCtcatttcacatattaatatgaAAAATCTCTTTAAAATACCAAAccttctttcaataacaattgaAGCAATAATTTATGATTGATTAAACAGCACTTTATCTGCTGTCTGAAGATTCTGCAATGGTGTCATTTCATTAGGTAGGAACTGGAACTGGAAATTCCCTAACAATACATTGTCCATaaattccccattttatatacccataatatgcaaaagtatttaacaacCAAAATACATTATTTCTGAATACACTTCCATATTGTAGGATGAGTATTATGGGTTATGTtgttctttaaatgacaaaatactaattaaattcaacgttttactcttttccatgatcttattttactttttatctatattacaggTAACAAATTGAATTTTAGCACATTTTATAAGTTATTTCTTAAgaccgctttacagcttgcaagaaaacttgctgcaatttcttgcatgcaagactttcatgcaagtctattgcatggtcttttacagcttgcaacccggcttgcatgcaattaatgttttacccttaacctaacttataaacttttgtttttttctaattactttattgctgtttatttaacttggtaaatttcgaaatgccaagactatcagaaatagccaaatataaaaggaaaaagCTGGTAGCAGCAACTTTAAGTATTATTATTGCTGCAGCCAGCCTTTTAGTCACTAATTTAGAACGCCGAGATCGGAGATGGTGGGTAAGACCTTAGTTGAACAAGAAGAGGGGTAATAATGTATCTCTAACAGAAAAATTTATCCaagtagatgatgaaaatgaCTCTAACTTTCTAGGAATGAATGTACATTTTATTAAACTCTTGGGAAAAATTGAACAAGTAATCacaaagaaatctatatttcgagatactatttctgcgaaacacaaattaattattatcctaaggtacttagctagaggagagagcttccgtagcttaatatacaatttacaataattacagAATCTTAGAAAGtgccatttcattattcatttatttccatcgttgatatatttcacagaaagaaaacagctgatcggTATGTATTCGTGAATCcgcatcaatgacatttgatattgtggaaaaatcaaattcccctagacttgcatgaaaacttgcagagaaaatggcaccaaaccgattatcgcgcaattgcaagaagttgcatgcaataatcaactgacgacatactgcgcatgcctttaggcaactttcttgcgtcttgcaggtagaattgcaagctgtaaagcgccctttacaaatttacaaaaataaaaatatgtaatgtcattgtcatttgtcaaaataaatgaTTCCTTTACTTACAACCAAATCctactaaaatctactaaattttctaccagattctaaaatctactagatttaaaattttcccactaaatcacaagaaattctactagatctagtagaaaatctactaaattggcaaccctgacgctgatgaaatgttcatttggtacaaggttcataaatagacaggttgtatggtaactttccaccaatcggcgtcgagaatctaatggcgggagtgacgtcacccagaatgctgcattcaaattcattcacttcactcattgaaatgaactcggaaagtaggaatgtgtttaaactactttatttaatgggttataagtcaaacaatcatagtattgagtaaacttatatatttttataaaacttactaaacatcttacatacaataaatcata encodes:
- the LOC126888125 gene encoding THAP domain-containing protein 2-like, yielding MPSRCCVPECKSNYDSSLKKNEQPESTFLFPKDPKLRELWLQCIHRKNFVIGTSAVVCAKHFYSDDIERVREWVDKEGNKHVEKLTNPKLKPSAVPRIFPIQDVSK